Proteins encoded in a region of the bacterium genome:
- a CDS encoding aldehyde dehydrogenase family protein, translating to MAITKKPSAELAKQAFEYAPAPESIDHVRIQPRQGLFIGGRMVEPHSKKRFPTINPATETKLAEVAVADEVDVDRAVKAAGRAFDSWARLGPSQRARYLFRISRLIQERARELAVVETMDGGKPIKESRDVDIPLSAAHFFYYAGWADKLEWAFPNRKARPLGVAGQVIPWNFPLLMLAWKIAPALAAGNTVVLKPAETTPLSALLFAEICQQAELPDGVVNIVTGAGQTGSLVVSHPGVKKVAFTGSTEVGKSIQRALAGSGKKLTLELGGKAANIVFEDAPLDQAVEGIVNGIYFNQGHVCCAGSRLLVQESIAQPLLEKLKRRLSTLRLGDPLDKNTDIGAINSRAQLEKIQGLVESGLEEGAELYQPECRLPERGFWFPPTLFTNVSQSYRIAREEIFGPVLSVLTFRTPAEAVEKANNTPYGLSAGIWTDKGSRILWMAQHMRAGVVWANTFNRFDPTSPFGGYKESGYGREGGVHGLLPYLELN from the coding sequence ATGGCAATCACCAAGAAGCCAAGCGCAGAGCTCGCCAAGCAGGCGTTCGAATACGCCCCGGCGCCCGAGTCGATCGACCACGTACGCATCCAGCCGCGCCAGGGGCTGTTCATCGGCGGCCGCATGGTCGAGCCGCACAGCAAGAAGCGCTTCCCCACGATCAACCCCGCCACCGAAACCAAGCTGGCCGAAGTCGCGGTGGCGGACGAAGTGGACGTCGACCGTGCCGTCAAGGCAGCCGGTCGCGCCTTCGATTCGTGGGCACGCCTCGGCCCCTCGCAACGCGCTCGGTACCTGTTCCGCATCTCCCGCTTGATCCAGGAACGCGCGCGTGAGCTGGCGGTGGTCGAGACCATGGACGGCGGCAAGCCGATCAAGGAATCACGCGACGTCGACATCCCCCTCAGCGCGGCCCACTTCTTCTATTACGCCGGCTGGGCGGACAAGCTCGAGTGGGCCTTCCCCAACCGCAAGGCGCGACCTCTCGGAGTCGCCGGCCAGGTCATCCCGTGGAACTTCCCGCTGCTCATGCTTGCCTGGAAGATCGCCCCGGCGCTGGCCGCGGGCAACACCGTGGTGCTCAAGCCGGCGGAGACGACGCCGCTCTCGGCGCTGCTCTTCGCCGAGATCTGCCAGCAGGCCGAGCTTCCCGACGGCGTCGTCAACATCGTCACCGGCGCCGGCCAGACGGGCTCGCTGGTGGTCTCGCATCCCGGCGTCAAGAAGGTCGCGTTCACCGGCTCGACGGAGGTGGGCAAGAGCATCCAGCGGGCGCTCGCCGGGAGCGGCAAGAAGCTCACCCTCGAGCTCGGCGGCAAGGCAGCCAACATCGTGTTCGAAGACGCTCCGCTGGACCAGGCGGTCGAGGGGATCGTCAACGGCATCTATTTCAATCAGGGCCACGTTTGCTGCGCCGGCAGCCGCCTTTTGGTGCAGGAGTCGATCGCCCAACCGCTGCTGGAAAAGCTGAAGCGACGGCTGTCGACCCTGCGCTTGGGTGATCCGCTCGACAAGAACACCGACATCGGCGCCATCAACTCGCGCGCGCAGCTGGAGAAGATCCAGGGCCTGGTGGAATCGGGCCTCGAGGAGGGCGCCGAGCTCTACCAGCCGGAGTGCCGACTGCCCGAGCGCGGCTTCTGGTTCCCGCCCACGCTCTTCACCAACGTCTCGCAGTCGTACCGCATCGCACGCGAAGAGATCTTCGGCCCGGTGCTCTCGGTGCTCACGTTTCGCACCCCGGCGGAAGCGGTCGAGAAAGCCAACAACACGCCCTACGGCCTGTCGGCCGGAATCTGGACGGACAAGGGGTCGCGCATCCTGTGGATGGCACAACACATGCGAGCGGGAGTCGTGTGGGCGAACACCTTCAACCGATTCGATCCCACCTCTCCATTCGGCGGCTATAAGGAATCGGGGTACGGCCGGGAGGGCGGCGTGCACGGCCTGCTGCCCTACCTCGAGTTGAATTGA
- the deoC gene encoding deoxyribose-phosphate aldolase has protein sequence MRGVRSVDEVGANERAASLAKRSIKKSSKLWALDLAVRCMDLTTLEGSDTPGKVAALCAKAIRPKPGDASIPSVAAICVYPARIADAVAHLRGSQVRVASVATAFPSGQSFTSIKVAETKEAVAAGAHEIDMVIDRGAFLSGDYQRVYDEIVAVKEACGSAHLKVILETGELGTYDGVRRASILAMAAGADFIKTSTGKVQPAATLPVSLVMMEAIRDFVRETGRAVGFKAAGGIRTSKQAIAYLVLLYETLGADWMTPERFRLGASTLLNDVLMQIDKERTGAYQSGDYFTID, from the coding sequence ATGCGCGGCGTGCGCAGCGTGGACGAGGTCGGAGCGAATGAGCGCGCGGCCTCGCTGGCCAAGCGCTCGATCAAGAAATCCTCGAAGCTGTGGGCGCTGGACCTCGCGGTGCGCTGCATGGACCTCACGACGCTCGAGGGCTCGGACACGCCCGGCAAGGTTGCGGCGCTCTGCGCCAAGGCGATTCGGCCCAAGCCGGGCGACGCCTCGATCCCTTCCGTGGCCGCGATCTGTGTCTATCCCGCCCGCATCGCCGACGCCGTCGCCCACCTGCGCGGCAGCCAAGTGCGCGTCGCCTCGGTGGCGACCGCGTTCCCTTCGGGGCAGAGCTTCACCTCGATCAAGGTCGCCGAGACCAAGGAGGCGGTCGCCGCGGGTGCGCACGAGATCGATATGGTCATCGACCGTGGGGCGTTTCTGTCGGGCGACTACCAGCGTGTCTATGACGAGATCGTCGCCGTCAAGGAGGCTTGCGGGTCGGCGCACCTCAAGGTGATCCTGGAGACCGGCGAGCTGGGCACGTACGACGGCGTGCGCCGCGCCAGCATCCTGGCCATGGCCGCCGGCGCCGACTTCATCAAGACCTCCACCGGCAAGGTTCAGCCCGCGGCGACCCTCCCGGTCAGCCTGGTGATGATGGAGGCGATCCGCGATTTCGTCCGCGAGACCGGCCGGGCTGTCGGCTTCAAGGCGGCGGGCGGCATTCGCACCTCTAAGCAGGCGATCGCCTACCTCGTCCTGCTCTATGAGACACTCGGAGCGGACTGGATGACCCCGGAGCGCTTCCGGCTCGGCGCCTCCACGCTGCTCAACGACGTGCTCATGCAGATCGACAAAGAACGCACCGGCGCCTACCAGTCAGGCGACTACTTCACCATCGATTAG
- a CDS encoding twin-arginine translocation signal domain-containing protein — MSTYRMSLDPESVTAGRAPSRARSSPTPRALLTNHVAPPPRDVKAGDQRGFEGQSCDGICRRLGYGNCPIDTHNESVLIERGGCQMASGFLGRRKLLGAGAAGRLGDLLTPQSVLADDEEVGGRRGVRVTLAVAPYRFNQAKVRSRCTPAVPRPVRLEARTRGSMQVGIRRGAMKDVVLSRRQVLKGAGAIGVLGALGMPAAVFADDTKVRWDIVNVNFATLTLLAGGMASALANDNSKIALSGSGRFGSGEDDGVTGGGTWKTFNPGGTLTGSGTYRVRRLVSWERAPGTPPLPHDSIGNRADESAGLAVLRIRYSDGSRGVLTVSCSLVGTPSGVLEGVTATKGFVDYWNRQAPVAGVQGNRTNFHVMSD, encoded by the coding sequence GTGTCCACCTACCGGATGTCACTCGATCCGGAATCGGTCACGGCGGGCCGCGCGCCCAGTCGAGCTCGCTCATCACCCACTCCCCGAGCCCTGCTCACGAACCATGTTGCGCCACCGCCCAGGGATGTCAAGGCCGGCGACCAACGCGGCTTCGAGGGCCAGTCCTGCGACGGGATTTGCCGGCGCCTTGGCTACGGCAATTGTCCCATTGACACTCACAACGAATCCGTGCTAATTGAGCGCGGAGGCTGTCAGATGGCCAGTGGGTTCCTGGGCCGCCGGAAGTTGCTGGGTGCTGGGGCTGCCGGAAGGCTTGGGGATCTGCTGACACCGCAAAGCGTTCTCGCCGATGACGAGGAGGTGGGAGGTCGGCGGGGAGTTCGCGTGACACTCGCGGTGGCGCCGTACAGATTCAATCAGGCGAAGGTTCGATCACGGTGCACACCGGCAGTGCCGCGGCCGGTTCGACTGGAGGCCCGCACCCGCGGATCGATGCAGGTCGGAATCAGGAGGGGAGCCATGAAGGATGTAGTGCTCAGCCGCCGTCAGGTTCTGAAAGGGGCGGGCGCCATCGGAGTGCTGGGCGCGCTCGGAATGCCGGCGGCGGTATTCGCGGATGACACCAAGGTTCGATGGGACATCGTCAATGTCAACTTTGCGACCCTCACGCTCTTGGCCGGGGGGATGGCGTCTGCTCTGGCCAACGACAACTCCAAGATCGCGCTCAGCGGTTCCGGGAGATTCGGCTCGGGCGAAGACGACGGGGTGACCGGCGGTGGAACGTGGAAGACGTTCAACCCCGGCGGCACCCTGACCGGGAGCGGTACGTACAGGGTGAGGCGGCTCGTCAGTTGGGAGCGGGCTCCGGGCACACCGCCCCTTCCCCATGACAGCATCGGGAACCGAGCCGACGAAAGCGCGGGCCTGGCGGTGCTGCGGATTCGCTACTCGGACGGGAGCCGCGGCGTGCTGACGGTCAGTTGCTCACTGGTGGGGACGCCCAGCGGGGTGCTCGAGGGGGTCACTGCAACCAAGGGTTTCGTCGATTATTGGAACCGCCAGGCACCAGTGGCGGGCGTCCAGGGCAACCGCACCAATTTCCACGTCATGTCGGACTAG
- a CDS encoding SGNH/GDSL hydrolase family protein: MHVRLSALVAALAAVLVTTTSAAAAPGQYQAPRKYYLALGDSLAFGFELAKFDAELPNVTAASFDTGYVDDFAAAIHSVRPDVRVVNFGCPGETTSSYFTGCAWHAVKGLPLHDTYATAQEAAALAFLNAHPGEVSPITIDLGANDVLGLAAGCNFVPSCLAQGAPAVLQSISTNLSTTLAELRAAAPRGEIIVMEYYNPLYVVAPSTDALLGQLNGVIAAAAAPYGARLADAFPVINHNPAFPSEGASVCGLTGMCFPAPGGDIHPNDAGYALIAQRFWAASGYALLDG; the protein is encoded by the coding sequence ATGCACGTTCGTCTATCGGCCCTGGTAGCGGCGCTGGCCGCCGTCCTCGTCACCACGACCTCGGCGGCCGCCGCGCCGGGCCAGTATCAGGCTCCGCGCAAGTACTACCTGGCCCTGGGCGATTCGCTGGCCTTCGGTTTCGAGCTGGCGAAGTTCGATGCCGAGCTCCCCAACGTCACCGCGGCCAGCTTCGACACCGGCTACGTGGATGATTTCGCCGCCGCGATCCATTCAGTGCGGCCCGATGTCCGCGTCGTCAACTTCGGCTGCCCGGGCGAGACGACGTCATCCTATTTCACCGGGTGCGCCTGGCACGCGGTCAAAGGACTGCCCCTGCACGACACCTACGCCACCGCGCAGGAGGCTGCCGCGCTGGCATTCCTCAACGCCCATCCCGGTGAGGTCAGCCCGATCACGATCGACCTGGGGGCGAATGACGTGCTGGGCTTGGCCGCCGGGTGCAACTTCGTCCCCTCGTGTCTCGCCCAGGGCGCGCCGGCGGTGCTCCAGAGCATCTCCACGAACCTCTCCACGACGCTGGCCGAGCTCCGCGCGGCGGCTCCCCGCGGCGAGATCATCGTCATGGAGTACTACAACCCGCTCTACGTCGTGGCGCCCAGCACCGACGCCCTTCTCGGCCAACTGAATGGCGTGATCGCGGCGGCGGCGGCTCCGTACGGGGCCAGGCTCGCCGACGCCTTCCCCGTGATCAACCACAACCCGGCCTTTCCGAGCGAGGGGGCGAGCGTGTGCGGGCTGACCGGCATGTGCTTCCCGGCACCTGGGGGCGATATCCATCCCAACGACGCGGGGTACGCGCTCATCGCCCAGCGGTTCTGGGCCGCGTCCGGATACGCCTTGCTCGACGGCTGA
- a CDS encoding ArsR family transcriptional regulator, translating into MAPDPLSVTFAALADPTRRAILARLASGETSVTELAKPFDLSLPGVSKHLKVLQRAGLVTQGRRAQWRPCRLEAPRLREVSEWVEGYRRFWDESFDRLDDYLLDLKKEEKE; encoded by the coding sequence GTGGCACCTGATCCATTGAGCGTCACGTTTGCGGCGTTGGCCGACCCCACGCGGCGGGCGATCCTGGCTCGCCTCGCCTCGGGCGAGACGTCTGTCACCGAACTCGCCAAGCCCTTCGACCTGAGCCTTCCCGGGGTTTCAAAGCACCTCAAGGTGCTGCAGCGAGCCGGGCTGGTCACCCAGGGACGCAGGGCGCAATGGCGACCCTGCCGGCTCGAAGCCCCTCGCCTCAGGGAGGTATCGGAGTGGGTGGAGGGTTACCGCCGCTTCTGGGATGAGAGCTTCGATCGCCTGGACGACTACCTGCTGGACTTGAAGAAGGAGGAGAAAGAGTGA
- a CDS encoding ATPase: MATTEYLIEPATQEIVITRVFEASRERVFEAFTDPQLVAKWLGPRRLTTAVETMDVRPGGMWRFINRDSAGNEFGFHGVYHDVVAPERIVQTFEYEGEPGHVLLQTATFEDLGGTTKLIQQAVFQSVEDRDGMVRSGMREGSSESMDRLAELLAKA, encoded by the coding sequence ATGGCGACAACCGAGTACCTGATCGAGCCGGCCACGCAAGAGATCGTCATTACACGTGTGTTCGAGGCGTCGCGCGAGCGCGTGTTCGAAGCGTTCACGGATCCTCAGCTCGTGGCGAAGTGGCTGGGGCCGAGACGCCTGACGACCGCGGTTGAAACGATGGACGTGAGACCCGGCGGCATGTGGCGATTCATCAATCGCGATTCCGCCGGCAATGAGTTCGGGTTCCATGGTGTGTACCACGATGTCGTCGCGCCCGAGCGGATCGTCCAAACCTTTGAGTACGAGGGGGAGCCAGGCCACGTGCTGCTTCAGACGGCGACGTTCGAGGATTTGGGGGGCACGACGAAATTGATTCAGCAGGCCGTCTTCCAATCGGTTGAGGATCGCGACGGGATGGTCAGATCGGGGATGCGCGAAGGCTCCAGCGAGTCCATGGATCGTTTGGCCGAGCTCCTGGCCAAGGCGTGA